The following DNA comes from Trueperaceae bacterium.
ATCCCGTCCGACCCGGCCTCGCTCTACCTGGGGCCGCGGGCGCGGCCGGCCGAGATCGCCGACATCCAGCGCCGCTTCGGTTTCGATAGACCCGTCATCGAGCAGTACGCCCAGTACATGAGGGCGTTGGCGCGCGGCGACCTCGGCACCTCGCTCGCCACCAAGCGGCCGGTTGTGCAGGAACTGGGCTCGCGCCTGGCGGCCACCCTCGAGCTGCTCGTGGCGGCCATGCTGCTGGCCGTGGTCGTGGGCATCCCCCTCGGGGTCCTGTCGACGCGCCTCCGCGGCGGGGTCGGCGAGGCGCTAGTGCGCGTGACGTCGGTGGTGGGGGTCTCGATGCCGGCGTTCTGGCTCGGCCTGCTGCTGCAGCTCGTGTTCGTCCACCTCCTGGGATGGTTCCCGGCGGCCGGGCGCGTCGACGGAGGACTCAGGTTCGTGGCGCCCATCACCTCCCTCACGGGCCTGAACCTGCTCGACACGCTCCTGACCGGCAACCTCGTCGCCTTCCGCGACGCCTTCATGCACCTAGTCCTGCCGGCCTTCACCCTCGCCGCCTACCCCATCGGGCTCGTGACGCGCATGACGCGTGCCGCCATGCTCGAGGTGCTCTCGCAGGACTACATCCGCACGGCGCGCGCCTACGGCGTGGCCGAGCGCCGCGTGCTCTCTAGGTTCGCGCTGCGCAACGCCATCGGCCCGACGTTGACGGTCATCGGCCTCACCATGGCGTTCATGCTCACCGGCACGTTCTACGTGGAGGTCATCTACGCCTGGCCCGGGCTCGGCTCGTTCACCGTCCGCTCGTTCCTCAACGTCGACTACCCCGCCATCCTCGGCATGACGCTCTTCGGCGCCGCCGGTTACGTCGTCATCAACCTGATCGTGGACGCGGGCCAGGCGTTCTTCGACCCGCGCGTGAGGGTGGCGTGAGGCGCGGTCCCGGGCCGGCGAGCGCCATGTGGCGCATGTTCGCGGGCAGCCTGGCGGCGGGGCAGGTAACCGCGGCGGCCGACGCCGACGAGTCCGTCCGGGACGAGCTGGCGCCGCCGCGCGGCGGCATGCAACGCGCGCTGGCGGTCCTTGGGCGCGACCGCCTCGCCGTGCTCGGCCTCGCCTTCGTGGCGCTGCTCGTCATCGTCGCTCTGTTCGCGCCGCAGCTGGCGCCCTACCCCGACATGGGCATGGGGCGGTC
Coding sequences within:
- a CDS encoding ABC transporter permease; the encoded protein is MGLVKFITRRLALSLLVLFGVATIVFVLTRIIPSDPASLYLGPRARPAEIADIQRRFGFDRPVIEQYAQYMRALARGDLGTSLATKRPVVQELGSRLAATLELLVAAMLLAVVVGIPLGVLSTRLRGGVGEALVRVTSVVGVSMPAFWLGLLLQLVFVHLLGWFPAAGRVDGGLRFVAPITSLTGLNLLDTLLTGNLVAFRDAFMHLVLPAFTLAAYPIGLVTRMTRAAMLEVLSQDYIRTARAYGVAERRVLSRFALRNAIGPTLTVIGLTMAFMLTGTFYVEVIYAWPGLGSFTVRSFLNVDYPAILGMTLFGAAGYVVINLIVDAGQAFFDPRVRVA